The following coding sequences are from one Betaproteobacteria bacterium window:
- a CDS encoding OmpA family protein produces the protein MITKFAKKSVVLALIAGLGVASTLAQAQERVYVIDQRDVVARSGFGLCWRTGYWTPAAAAKDKAGCECDKDLLPKEVCSPTAAAPAAAAPAAAGLKPSGEKITLAADALFDFDKAVLRPEGKAKLDELASKAGALKLEVILAVGHTDRIGKDAYNQKLSEKRAAAVKEYLVSKGIEANRVYTEGKGEKQPKTGDACKKMGAESGKNKKLVECLQPDRRVDIEIIGTK, from the coding sequence ATGATCACCAAGTTCGCCAAGAAATCGGTTGTGCTGGCCCTGATTGCCGGCCTGGGCGTTGCCTCCACCCTGGCCCAGGCCCAGGAGCGCGTCTATGTCATTGACCAGCGCGACGTCGTGGCCCGCAGCGGCTTCGGCCTGTGCTGGCGCACCGGCTACTGGACCCCGGCTGCCGCCGCCAAGGACAAGGCCGGTTGCGAGTGCGACAAGGATCTGCTGCCCAAGGAAGTCTGCTCTCCCACCGCCGCCGCTCCCGCCGCCGCCGCTCCCGCGGCCGCCGGCCTGAAGCCCTCCGGCGAGAAGATCACCCTGGCCGCCGACGCCCTCTTCGACTTCGACAAGGCCGTTCTGCGCCCCGAAGGCAAAGCCAAGCTGGACGAACTGGCCTCCAAGGCCGGCGCCCTCAAGCTGGAAGTCATCCTGGCCGTGGGCCACACCGACCGCATCGGCAAGGACGCCTACAACCAGAAGCTGTCCGAAAAGCGTGCCGCGGCCGTCAAGGAGTACCTGGTCTCCAAGGGCATCGAAGCCAATCGCGTCTACACCGAAGGCAAGGGCGAAAAGCAGCCCAAGACGGGCGACGCCTGCAAGAAGATGGGCGCCGAATCCGGCAAGAACAAGAAGCTGGTCGAGTGCCTGCAACCGGATCGCCGCGTCGATATCGAAATCATCGGCACCAAGTAA
- a CDS encoding N-acetylneuraminate synthase family protein has product MALTPQVVVEIGQAHDGSVGILHSLIDAIASTGAPVIKFQMHFAGAESSRFDEFRIQFSRVDATRFDYWKRMELSVPQWREIKSHCESVGCEFLCTPFSVKAVRVLDEIGASRVKVGSGDIGNHLLLEAIRRTGKPVILSSGMSTFDELDEAVAFFRAASGGVTVMQCTSEYPVLPERWGLNLIPLLRERYGVPVGLSDHSGTIFPSLAAVALGAELVEVHGTFDRRMFGPDASSSLEMEELKILVEGVRQIALAGAHPQAKSDVSRVEQMRRLFGRSLTASRDIPQGTSISFHDLEAAKPAGHGLAPSRYIDLLGKRAKRDLMKGTFILESDFE; this is encoded by the coding sequence ATGGCTTTGACTCCTCAGGTGGTCGTGGAAATTGGGCAAGCGCATGATGGCAGCGTAGGGATTTTGCACTCCCTCATCGATGCCATTGCGTCGACAGGTGCGCCGGTAATCAAGTTTCAGATGCATTTCGCCGGCGCCGAAAGCAGTCGTTTCGATGAGTTTCGAATCCAGTTTTCCCGGGTTGACGCGACACGTTTCGACTATTGGAAGCGTATGGAGTTGTCCGTCCCTCAGTGGCGGGAAATCAAGAGCCACTGTGAATCCGTCGGGTGTGAATTTCTCTGCACGCCTTTCTCGGTGAAGGCAGTACGGGTTCTCGACGAAATCGGTGCGTCCAGAGTCAAAGTAGGATCGGGCGATATCGGTAATCACCTTCTACTTGAGGCAATTCGCCGCACTGGAAAGCCTGTCATCCTCTCCAGCGGGATGAGCACATTCGACGAACTCGATGAAGCGGTCGCGTTTTTTCGAGCAGCATCGGGGGGGGTGACGGTCATGCAGTGCACCTCTGAGTACCCGGTGCTTCCGGAACGATGGGGGCTTAACCTCATTCCCCTGCTGCGGGAGCGCTATGGCGTGCCGGTGGGGTTGTCGGATCATTCTGGGACCATTTTCCCGAGCCTGGCGGCAGTAGCTCTTGGCGCGGAGCTCGTTGAGGTTCATGGGACCTTCGATCGCCGCATGTTCGGGCCTGATGCGTCGTCATCACTGGAGATGGAGGAACTGAAAATCTTGGTCGAGGGAGTGAGGCAGATCGCTCTTGCCGGCGCCCATCCTCAGGCCAAATCGGACGTATCCAGGGTCGAGCAGATGCGCCGTCTATTCGGCCGTTCTTTGACGGCTTCCCGCGATATTCCCCAGGGAACGTCCATTTCGTTCCATGATCTTGAGGCGGCGAAGCCTGCCGGCCATGGCCTTGCTCCATCACGTTACATCGACCTTTTGGGCAAGAGAGCGAAGCGGGATCTAATGAAGGGTACTTTTATTTTGGAGAGCGACTTCGAATGA
- a CDS encoding HAD-IA family hydrolase — protein sequence MFDAVLFDLDGTLADTAPDLAAALNRVRSCHGLAPVPLTTLRPHTSRGVRGLLEAGMAVVPGDPEYDRLAGEFLDHYAAALCVDTLLFSGMDPILDRLEAEGIPWGIVTNKRARFTDPLVAALGLAHRAGCVVSGDTTAEAKPSPLPILHACRALGRQPRATLYVGDDRRDIIAGQAAGTATAAAAYGYLGDSGPPETWNADHVVRDTAELAAVLFGR from the coding sequence ATGTTTGACGCCGTTCTCTTCGATCTCGACGGCACCCTGGCCGACACCGCGCCAGACCTTGCCGCGGCGCTCAACCGGGTGCGCTCGTGCCACGGGCTCGCCCCCGTCCCCCTCACGACACTGCGGCCCCACACCTCCCGGGGCGTCCGCGGGCTGCTGGAAGCCGGCATGGCGGTCGTTCCCGGCGACCCGGAGTACGACCGGCTCGCCGGGGAATTTCTCGACCACTACGCGGCGGCCCTGTGCGTCGATACCCTGCTTTTTTCGGGAATGGACCCCATCCTGGACCGCCTGGAAGCGGAGGGCATTCCCTGGGGCATCGTCACCAACAAGCGCGCCCGCTTCACCGATCCGCTGGTCGCCGCCCTCGGCCTCGCCCACCGCGCCGGCTGCGTCGTGAGCGGCGACACGACCGCCGAGGCAAAGCCCTCGCCGCTTCCCATCCTCCACGCCTGCCGGGCGCTGGGGCGGCAGCCCCGGGCCACGCTCTACGTGGGCGACGACCGGCGCGACATCATCGCCGGCCAGGCGGCGGGGACGGCAACGGCGGCAGCGGCCTACGGCTATCTGGGCGACTCCGGTCCGCCGGAAACCTGGAACGCCGATCACGTCGTGCGCGACACGGCCGAACTCGCAGCAGTCCTGTTCGGCCGTTAG
- the serC gene encoding 3-phosphoserine/phosphohydroxythreonine transaminase — protein MARIWNFSAGPAVLPEAVLCQAREEMLDWHGAGCSVMEMSHRGKEFMSILEQAEADLRELMGVPANYKVLFLQGGATQQFAQIPMNLLGGRCADYILTGSWSKKAYKEALKVMGEGAVRCAASTENTGFTRLPVAEEVRLDPQAAYLHLCTNETIHGVEVHDARLAATGVPLVADMSSHILSRPVDVAKYGLIYAGAQKNIGPSGLTLVIVRDDLIGRAPANIPTVMDYAVMAENVSMLNTPPTYGIYIAGLVFQWLKAQGGLAGMEAVNVEKARLLYACIDNSGGFYKNPVDIDCRSRMNVPFVLARPELDAAFLATSKAAGLASLKGHKSVGGMRASLYNAMPLEGVRVLVDFMNDFARRNA, from the coding sequence ATGGCCCGCATCTGGAACTTCAGCGCCGGTCCGGCTGTACTGCCGGAGGCGGTGCTGTGCCAGGCCCGGGAGGAAATGCTCGACTGGCACGGCGCCGGTTGCAGCGTCATGGAAATGAGCCACCGGGGTAAGGAATTCATGTCCATCCTGGAGCAGGCCGAGGCCGACCTGCGCGAGCTGATGGGCGTTCCGGCCAATTACAAGGTGCTCTTCCTGCAGGGCGGCGCCACCCAGCAATTCGCCCAGATCCCCATGAATCTGCTGGGGGGGCGTTGCGCCGACTACATCCTCACCGGCTCCTGGTCCAAAAAGGCCTACAAGGAAGCCTTGAAGGTGATGGGCGAAGGGGCGGTGCGCTGCGCGGCGTCCACCGAGAACACGGGTTTCACCCGCCTGCCGGTGGCGGAGGAGGTGCGCCTCGACCCCCAGGCCGCCTACCTGCATCTCTGCACCAACGAGACCATCCACGGCGTCGAGGTCCACGATGCCCGCCTGGCAGCGACCGGCGTGCCCCTGGTGGCGGACATGTCCTCCCACATCCTGTCGCGGCCGGTCGATGTCGCCAAGTACGGCCTGATCTACGCCGGGGCGCAGAAGAATATCGGTCCCTCGGGCCTGACCCTGGTGATCGTTCGTGACGACCTGATCGGTCGGGCGCCGGCCAATATCCCGACGGTGATGGATTACGCGGTGATGGCGGAAAACGTCTCCATGCTCAATACGCCGCCTACCTACGGCATCTACATCGCCGGACTGGTCTTCCAGTGGCTCAAGGCCCAGGGTGGCCTGGCGGGCATGGAAGCGGTGAACGTCGAGAAGGCGCGGCTCCTCTACGCGTGCATCGACAATTCCGGCGGTTTCTACAAGAATCCGGTGGACATCGATTGCCGTTCCCGCATGAATGTACCTTTCGTCCTCGCCCGCCCGGAACTGGATGCCGCCTTTCTCGCCACAAGCAAGGCTGCCGGGCTGGCTTCGCTCAAAGGACACAAATCGGTGGGCGGCATGCGTGCCTCCCTCTATAACGCCATGCCTCTGGAAGGTGTGCGCGTGCTGGTGGATTTCATGAACGATTTCGCCCGACGCAACGCATGA
- the pheA gene encoding prephenate dehydratase translates to MSDDLSQELAGVRAEIDGIDSELLTLLNRRAHCAQKVGEIKARHGEAGHIYRPEREAQVLRRLQGENVGPFDDEQITWFFREIMSACLSLEKPLEVAYLGPEGSFTGSAAAKHFGHAARLVSQCSIDDVFREVESGHADYAVVPVENSTEGAVGRTLDLLFATPLTTCGEVVVRIHQNLMTRCAGLTGVSKVYSHAQSLAQCHEWLNRNLPGVPRVPMASNSLAAQTAAAEEGAAAIAGEAAAERYGLPILARSIEDEPNNTTRFLVLGRHDAAPSGRDKTSLIMSATNRTGALHDLLVPFASSGVSLTRLESRPARQALWQYVFYVDIDGHRDEARVKSALDELGARAAFLKVLGSYPVAVY, encoded by the coding sequence ATGAGCGACGACCTCTCCCAGGAACTGGCCGGTGTCCGCGCCGAGATCGACGGCATCGACAGCGAACTTTTGACGCTCCTCAACCGGCGGGCTCATTGCGCCCAAAAAGTGGGGGAGATCAAGGCGCGGCACGGCGAAGCCGGCCACATCTACCGGCCAGAGCGCGAAGCCCAGGTCCTGCGGCGCCTCCAGGGGGAGAACGTGGGACCCTTCGACGACGAGCAGATCACCTGGTTTTTCCGGGAAATCATGTCCGCCTGCCTCTCCCTGGAAAAGCCCCTGGAGGTGGCCTATCTGGGTCCGGAAGGCTCCTTCACCGGAAGTGCGGCCGCCAAGCATTTCGGCCACGCGGCACGCCTCGTTTCCCAGTGCTCCATCGACGATGTCTTCCGTGAGGTCGAATCCGGTCACGCGGACTACGCCGTGGTGCCGGTGGAAAATTCCACAGAAGGGGCCGTTGGGCGTACCCTCGACCTGCTCTTTGCGACGCCCCTGACGACCTGTGGCGAGGTGGTGGTGCGCATCCATCAGAACCTCATGACCCGCTGTGCCGGCCTGACCGGGGTGAGCAAGGTCTATTCCCACGCCCAGTCCCTGGCCCAGTGCCACGAGTGGCTCAACCGCAATCTGCCCGGAGTACCCCGGGTGCCCATGGCCAGCAATTCCCTGGCGGCCCAGACGGCGGCGGCGGAAGAGGGTGCGGCGGCCATCGCGGGCGAGGCGGCAGCGGAGCGCTATGGATTGCCCATCCTGGCCCGCAGCATCGAGGACGAGCCCAACAACACCACACGCTTCCTCGTCCTGGGTCGGCATGACGCGGCGCCCTCGGGGCGGGACAAGACTTCCCTCATCATGTCGGCCACCAACCGCACCGGTGCTCTGCACGATCTGCTGGTGCCTTTTGCCAGCAGCGGGGTTTCGCTCACTCGCCTGGAATCACGCCCTGCGAGGCAGGCGCTGTGGCAGTACGTGTTCTACGTTGACATCGACGGTCATCGCGACGAGGCGCGGGTGAAATCGGCCTTGGACGAACTGGGCGCGCGGGCGGCATTTCTGAAGGTGCTGGGTTCCTACCCGGTCGCCGTCTATTAG
- a CDS encoding prephenate dehydrogenase/arogenate dehydrogenase family protein gives MAEFGKIVIFGTGLIGGSFALALKDAGAVEEVVGFGRTPATLRLAQELGVIDRAGINPAHEVGDADLVLVATPVAQMPEIFERIVPYLGPTTTVTDGGSTKGDVVAAARAAFKGHIGKFVPAHPIAGAENSGPTAARGDLYQGKKVVVTPLTENSDERLDLVKRAWALCGADIYELPPETHDRVFAAVSHLPHLLSFALVYELAERADADLFFSFAASGFRDFTRIAGSHPEMWRDICLANREALLVELNAYRRRLADMHDYLLNEDGASLEKLFVVARTARRTWAGER, from the coding sequence ATGGCCGAATTCGGCAAGATCGTCATCTTCGGCACCGGCCTGATTGGGGGCTCCTTCGCCCTGGCGCTGAAGGACGCAGGGGCGGTGGAGGAAGTGGTTGGATTCGGCCGTACCCCGGCTACCCTGAGACTGGCCCAGGAACTCGGCGTGATCGACCGGGCAGGCATCAACCCTGCCCATGAAGTCGGCGACGCCGATCTGGTTTTGGTGGCGACGCCGGTCGCTCAGATGCCGGAAATCTTCGAGCGCATCGTGCCCTATCTCGGGCCGACGACTACGGTGACCGACGGCGGTAGCACCAAGGGTGACGTGGTAGCGGCGGCGCGAGCCGCCTTCAAGGGGCACATCGGCAAGTTCGTCCCAGCCCATCCCATCGCGGGCGCGGAAAACAGCGGCCCCACCGCCGCCCGAGGAGACCTTTACCAAGGCAAGAAAGTTGTGGTGACGCCCCTGACGGAAAACAGCGACGAGCGGCTGGATCTGGTGAAGCGCGCCTGGGCGCTCTGCGGGGCAGACATCTACGAACTTCCGCCCGAAACCCACGACCGGGTGTTTGCCGCAGTGAGCCATCTGCCACACCTGCTGTCATTCGCCCTGGTCTACGAACTGGCCGAGCGGGCCGACGCCGATCTGTTCTTTTCCTTTGCCGCATCCGGCTTCAGGGATTTCACCCGCATCGCCGGCAGCCATCCGGAAATGTGGCGGGACATCTGCCTCGCCAACCGGGAAGCGCTGCTGGTGGAATTGAACGCCTACCGCCGGCGCCTGGCGGACATGCATGATTACCTTTTGAACGAGGACGGCGCCTCCCTCGAAAAACTGTTTGTCGTGGCCCGGACGGCGCGGCGGACCTGGGCGGGAGAGCGTTAG
- a CDS encoding TRZ/ATZ family hydrolase — MTRTVDLLIESRWIAPVEPEGLLEDHAVAIDAGRIVAVLPASEARRRFRARERVELPDHLLIPGLINLHTHAAMSLLRGLADDLPLMDWLEKYIWPAEAACVSAEFVAAGTRLACAEMLAGGITCFNDMYFFPEAAGQAATEFGMRAVLGITAFEFPTAYGSDADDYLTKGLAARDHWRDHPLVRFCLAPHAPYTVADRTFERIATLAAQLQIPIHCHVHETHAEIEDSLTRFGCRPLARLAALGLLGPGFIAVHAVHLAAEEVALLARHGCSVAHCPTSNLKLASGIAPLPALLAAGVNVGLGSDGAASNNRLDLFAEMRLAALLAKGSSGDASAVPARQALAMATLNGARALGLEREIGSIAIGKWADLCAVELSSLNSRPCFDPLSHLVYVAGREDVSHVWVAGNCCVSGKRLLSVSAGELENSVRLWQNRLEIRPGSQEILREHR; from the coding sequence GTGACCCGAACCGTCGATCTGCTGATCGAATCCCGCTGGATCGCCCCCGTGGAACCCGAGGGACTGCTTGAGGACCATGCCGTTGCCATCGATGCCGGAAGAATCGTCGCCGTACTGCCCGCGAGCGAAGCCCGCCGCCGCTTCCGCGCCCGGGAGCGGGTCGAACTCCCCGACCACCTGCTCATCCCGGGTCTGATCAACCTCCATACCCACGCCGCCATGAGCCTCCTGCGCGGCCTGGCGGACGACCTGCCGCTCATGGATTGGCTGGAAAAGTACATCTGGCCTGCCGAAGCCGCCTGCGTCTCGGCGGAATTCGTGGCCGCCGGAACGCGGCTGGCTTGCGCCGAAATGCTCGCTGGCGGAATCACCTGCTTCAACGACATGTATTTCTTTCCCGAAGCCGCGGGCCAGGCCGCAACGGAATTCGGGATGCGGGCGGTCCTGGGCATCACGGCCTTCGAGTTTCCCACCGCCTACGGCAGCGATGCCGACGACTACCTGACCAAGGGACTGGCGGCCCGGGACCACTGGCGGGACCACCCACTGGTGCGGTTCTGCCTCGCGCCCCACGCGCCCTACACCGTCGCCGACCGGACCTTCGAACGCATCGCCACCCTGGCCGCCCAACTGCAGATTCCCATTCACTGTCACGTGCACGAAACCCACGCCGAGATCGAGGACAGCCTGACCCGCTTCGGCTGCCGCCCCCTCGCCCGGCTTGCCGCCCTGGGCCTCCTCGGCCCCGGGTTCATCGCCGTCCACGCGGTCCATCTGGCAGCCGAAGAAGTCGCCCTCCTGGCGCGCCACGGCTGCTCGGTCGCCCACTGCCCCACATCCAATCTCAAGCTGGCCAGCGGCATCGCCCCTCTCCCGGCGCTCCTCGCTGCCGGAGTCAATGTGGGTCTGGGCAGCGACGGCGCGGCAAGCAACAACCGTCTGGACCTCTTTGCCGAAATGCGCCTGGCCGCCCTCCTCGCCAAGGGGTCCAGCGGCGATGCCTCTGCCGTCCCCGCACGACAGGCCCTGGCCATGGCGACGCTCAACGGCGCTCGCGCCCTGGGCCTGGAGCGTGAGATCGGCTCCATCGCCATCGGCAAATGGGCCGACCTGTGCGCCGTGGAGCTGTCTTCCCTCAATTCCCGCCCCTGCTTCGATCCGCTCTCCCACCTGGTTTACGTCGCCGGTCGGGAGGACGTTTCCCACGTCTGGGTAGCCGGAAACTGTTGCGTATCCGGCAAACGATTGCTTTCCGTCTCGGCTGGCGAATTGGAAAATTCCGTCCGCCTATGGCAAAATAGGCTGGAAATCCGCCCAGGTTCGCAGGAAATACTGCGAGAACATCGATAA
- the ubiG gene encoding bifunctional 2-polyprenyl-6-hydroxyphenol methylase/3-demethylubiquinol 3-O-methyltransferase UbiG, translating into MANADPAELAKFGDLAHRWWDPSSEFKPLHDINPLRLDWIDRSLSLAGKKVLDVGCGGGLLAEGMAARGASVTGIDLSEKPLAVARLHLLESGRQVDYRLIAVEQLADEMPGRFDAVTCLEMLEHVPDPASIVAACARLVKPGGPVYFSTLNRNPKAYLLAVIGAEYILGMLPRGTHDYTKFIRPSELARWAKAAGLEPEEFAGLAYNPLTRRYSLGRDTAVNYLVRCRRDV; encoded by the coding sequence ATGGCCAACGCCGACCCCGCCGAACTCGCCAAGTTCGGTGACCTCGCCCATCGCTGGTGGGATCCGAGCAGCGAATTCAAACCTCTGCACGACATCAACCCCCTGCGTCTCGACTGGATCGACCGCAGCCTCAGCCTGGCCGGCAAGAAAGTCCTCGACGTGGGCTGCGGTGGCGGACTGCTGGCCGAAGGCATGGCCGCCCGCGGCGCCAGCGTCACCGGCATCGACCTGTCGGAGAAACCCTTGGCCGTTGCCCGCCTGCACCTGCTGGAGAGCGGCCGCCAGGTGGACTACCGCCTTATTGCGGTGGAACAACTGGCCGACGAGATGCCGGGCCGGTTCGACGCCGTGACCTGCCTGGAAATGCTGGAACACGTGCCGGACCCGGCCAGCATCGTGGCTGCCTGCGCCCGCCTGGTCAAGCCGGGCGGCCCGGTCTATTTCTCCACCCTAAACCGCAATCCCAAGGCCTACCTGCTGGCCGTCATCGGGGCCGAATATATACTCGGCATGTTGCCCCGGGGCACCCACGATTACACCAAGTTCATCCGCCCCTCCGAGCTTGCGCGTTGGGCCAAGGCCGCGGGTCTTGAACCGGAAGAATTCGCCGGCCTCGCCTACAACCCCCTTACCCGCCGCTACTCCCTGGGCCGGGACACCGCCGTCAATTATCTGGTGCGCTGCCGCCGGGATGTTTGA
- the neuC gene encoding UDP-N-acetylglucosamine 2-epimerase (hydrolyzing), giving the protein MKKKVCIVVASRANYGRIKAVMRAVQEHPDLELQLIVGASALLYRFGKVVDLIEQDGFEVTSRIYSIVEGENLTTMAKSVGLGVLELSTQFENLRPDIVLTVADRFETMATAIAASYMNIRVAHTQGGEVTGSIDESVRHAITKLSHLHFTATEESRRRVIGMGENPDYVFNTGCPAIDAIADIDLAMPDDFFSRYGGVGHTIDPTKPYVVVLQHPVTTEFGSGLAQINHTLEAVHRSGLQTIWLWPNVDAGSDDISKGLRMFRERNRDAPIHFFRNFSVEDYARLINHSACLIGNSSSGIREGAYLGVPTINIGSRQLRRERGRNVIDVGYDADEITAAILSQLTNGRYEPDHLYGDGSSASRIADLMAELDVPIQKILHS; this is encoded by the coding sequence ATGAAAAAAAAGGTCTGTATTGTCGTCGCGAGTAGAGCCAATTACGGAAGAATCAAGGCCGTCATGAGGGCTGTCCAGGAGCATCCGGATCTGGAGCTTCAATTGATCGTCGGGGCTTCCGCGCTGCTGTACCGTTTTGGCAAGGTTGTTGACCTCATAGAGCAGGACGGATTCGAGGTGACGTCTCGCATCTATTCCATTGTCGAGGGCGAGAATTTGACGACCATGGCGAAATCGGTTGGTCTCGGCGTGCTAGAACTGTCCACTCAGTTCGAGAACCTGCGTCCCGATATCGTGCTGACCGTTGCCGATCGCTTCGAGACAATGGCGACCGCTATTGCAGCGTCGTACATGAACATCAGGGTGGCCCACACCCAAGGTGGTGAAGTCACGGGCTCCATCGACGAAAGCGTTCGGCACGCCATCACGAAGCTCTCCCATCTCCACTTCACCGCTACCGAGGAGTCACGCCGTAGGGTTATCGGTATGGGGGAAAATCCGGATTACGTCTTCAACACGGGCTGCCCGGCCATCGATGCCATTGCTGACATAGACCTTGCCATGCCCGACGACTTCTTTTCGCGCTACGGTGGCGTAGGACACACCATCGACCCGACAAAGCCCTATGTGGTCGTGCTACAGCATCCCGTGACAACCGAGTTTGGTTCCGGATTGGCCCAGATCAACCATACGCTCGAAGCCGTACACCGGTCCGGCCTCCAGACGATCTGGCTCTGGCCCAATGTCGACGCGGGGTCAGACGACATTTCGAAAGGGCTGAGAATGTTTCGCGAGCGTAACCGCGACGCCCCGATACATTTCTTCCGCAATTTTTCGGTCGAGGACTACGCCAGGCTGATCAACCATTCCGCGTGCCTGATCGGTAACTCCTCCAGCGGCATCAGGGAGGGGGCTTACCTCGGGGTGCCGACTATCAATATCGGCAGCCGCCAACTGCGGCGGGAACGGGGCCGCAATGTCATCGACGTCGGCTACGATGCAGACGAAATCACTGCGGCGATCTTGAGCCAGCTCACCAACGGGCGCTATGAGCCCGACCATCTTTACGGCGATGGCAGCAGTGCGTCGCGAATTGCCGATCTGATGGCGGAGCTTGATGTTCCGATCCAGAAGATACTTCATTCCTGA